In the genome of Rhizobium rosettiformans, one region contains:
- a CDS encoding plasmid maintenance toxin (PemK-like) produces the protein MLPTEPKVGWVFRYSYLWHWQHLEGREEGDKDRPALVLAFVSLLEDGTPAVRVLPITHSPPSDPSDAIEIPPATKRRLGLDDERSWIVLTESNRFVWPGPDVRPVDSESGYHGPLPPALFEEVKRRFVELARSQRHKATIRSD, from the coding sequence ATGCTGCCGACTGAACCCAAGGTCGGCTGGGTCTTCCGTTATTCCTATCTCTGGCACTGGCAGCATCTGGAAGGACGAGAGGAGGGGGACAAGGATCGTCCTGCTCTTGTGCTGGCGTTTGTTTCTTTGCTCGAAGATGGGACACCTGCGGTTCGTGTCCTGCCGATCACCCATTCCCCGCCGTCCGATCCCAGCGACGCAATCGAAATACCGCCGGCTACCAAGCGCCGCCTCGGTCTCGACGACGAACGGTCGTGGATCGTACTGACTGAAAGCAACCGCTTCGTCTGGCCGGGGCCTGACGTTCGCCCTGTTGACAGCGAGAGCGGATATCACGGGCCACTGCCTCCAGCACTCTTCGAAGAGGTGAAGCGCCGGTTTGTCGAGCTTGCCAGAAGCCAACGGCACAAAGCGACCATTCGTAGCGACTGA
- a CDS encoding type II toxin-antitoxin system Phd/YefM family antitoxin, which produces MTSIVTAAAVSKNFGAYQDAAVREPVIITKNGRPRTVLLAYEDYLRLAKRDRKVNLTAAISDDELAAIEASTMEPGLDHLNSELLMDKNAAD; this is translated from the coding sequence ATGACATCGATTGTGACAGCAGCTGCGGTTTCGAAGAATTTCGGCGCCTACCAGGATGCGGCCGTGCGAGAGCCGGTCATCATCACCAAGAATGGCCGGCCGCGCACAGTGCTCTTGGCCTATGAAGATTATCTCCGGCTGGCCAAGCGCGATCGGAAGGTCAATCTGACGGCTGCGATCAGTGACGACGAGCTTGCCGCGATCGAGGCTTCGACAATGGAGCCAGGCCTGGATCATCTCAATTCCGAACTGCTGATGGACAAGAATGCTGCCGACTGA
- a CDS encoding site-specific integrase gives MTRKAPNAPSSSDTLARRVEELDTIASVLPMERRDELAELLTDQDVETLRHLVNEGMGTNTLRALTSDLAYLQAWSLAATGRSLPWPTPEAMLLKFVAHHLWDAEKRLADPEHGMPAEVEDKLRIQGFLRTLGPHAPDTVRRRLATWSTLTKWRGLQGAFGSPALRSAIRLAIRATPRPRRRKSAKAVTGDILAKLLATCATGSLRDLRDRAILMVAFASGGRRRSEIAGLRKEQLQQEDPIEVDSGPPLPSLSIHLGRTKTSGADNDEFVYLTGRPVNTLNAWLNAAKIDKGSVFRAIDRWGNVSRRPLDPKAINDILKHRAELAGLDPTEFSAHGLRSGYLTEAANRGIPLPEAMEQSRHRSVQQAAEYYNHAQRRSGRASRLLS, from the coding sequence ATGACAAGGAAAGCTCCAAACGCCCCTTCCAGCAGCGACACACTCGCGCGCCGCGTGGAAGAACTCGATACTATCGCGTCCGTCTTGCCGATGGAGCGGCGTGACGAACTCGCCGAGCTGCTGACGGATCAGGATGTCGAGACACTCCGTCATCTCGTCAACGAGGGCATGGGCACAAACACGCTGCGCGCACTCACCTCCGATCTGGCCTACTTGCAGGCCTGGTCACTCGCAGCCACTGGACGCTCTCTTCCTTGGCCTACTCCTGAAGCGATGCTGCTGAAGTTCGTCGCTCATCATCTTTGGGATGCGGAAAAGCGCCTGGCGGATCCGGAACATGGAATGCCGGCAGAAGTCGAGGACAAGCTGCGGATCCAGGGATTTCTACGTACTCTCGGGCCGCATGCGCCTGATACCGTACGCCGACGGCTTGCGACCTGGTCGACGCTGACCAAATGGCGCGGGCTTCAGGGGGCTTTCGGCTCGCCCGCCCTCCGGTCCGCCATCAGACTTGCTATCCGAGCAACGCCGCGACCGAGGAGGCGAAAGAGCGCGAAGGCGGTCACCGGAGACATACTTGCAAAGCTCCTCGCGACCTGTGCCACCGGCAGTCTGCGTGACTTGAGAGATAGGGCCATTCTGATGGTAGCATTTGCTTCTGGGGGCCGACGTCGCAGCGAGATCGCGGGCCTCCGGAAAGAACAGTTACAGCAGGAGGATCCTATCGAGGTCGATAGCGGCCCTCCCCTGCCCTCTCTTTCCATCCATCTGGGCCGCACCAAGACCAGCGGTGCCGACAACGACGAATTTGTTTATCTCACCGGCCGCCCTGTCAACACTCTGAACGCCTGGCTCAACGCAGCGAAGATCGACAAGGGTAGCGTCTTCCGGGCGATCGATCGCTGGGGCAATGTTTCGCGCCGGCCCTTGGATCCGAAGGCCATCAATGACATTCTAAAGCACCGGGCGGAACTGGCCGGGCTCGATCCGACGGAGTTTTCCGCCCATGGCCTACGCTCTGGTTATCTGACCGAAGCAGCGAATCGCGGCATTCCCCTGCCTGAGGCCATGGAGCAGTCGCGTCACCGATCCGTGCAGCAGGCTGCGGAGTACTATAACCACGCACAGAGACGCAGCGGCCGTGCATCCCGCCTTCTAAGCTAA